The genomic segment TTAGTACATATCCTTCTGGAAATAATATGAAATCATCGTTTCTTAAATCAATAAGTTGTAGCTTCTCACGTTTTGCAAAGGGGTGATTCGAAGGTAAAAGTACAGAGAAATTTTCAGTAAATAAAATAGATGTGTTGATCGAGTCATCTTTTGGAGGAAGCGGTCCTAAAAAGGCAAGATTTAGTTCCCTTTTATTCACAGCATCGATCAAATAATTATATGATCCTTGACGTAAATGAAACGCTACATTGGGATATTCTTTTTTAAACGCTGAAATGACAGTAGGTAATAGGTGACCAGCTAAACTAGTAGGAAATCCAATTTTGATAGTCCCTTTATCTGGATCTAAATATTCGTCTATTTGTTTTTTCGCATAATCAATCGCTTGCAAAGCAGAAATGCTATGTTCTGAAAAAATCTTGCCAATTTGTGTTAACTTCACATTTCTACCAACACGTTCAAATAATTCTACTCCAAGTTCATCTTCTAAATTTGCAATTTGTCTACTTACAGCTGATTGGGCTACATGCAAATGAATAGCTGCTTCTGAAATATGTTCACGTTCTGCTACTTCGATAAAGTACCTCAACTGGCGTATTTCCATACTTCCCTCCTAATCTATCTCAAAAACAGATCATTTATATCCAAATTATATATTGTTTGT from the Sporosarcina psychrophila genome contains:
- a CDS encoding LysR family transcriptional regulator, with the translated sequence MEIRQLRYFIEVAEREHISEAAIHLHVAQSAVSRQIANLEDELGVELFERVGRNVKLTQIGKIFSEHSISALQAIDYAKKQIDEYLDPDKGTIKIGFPTSLAGHLLPTVISAFKKEYPNVAFHLRQGSYNYLIDAVNKRELNLAFLGPLPPKDDSINTSILFTENFSVLLPSNHPFAKREKLQLIDLRNDDFILFPEGYVLKKIAVEACNSVGFTPKTSSEGEDMDAIKGLVAAGIGVTILPESSFYDSTPRFTVKIPIETPIIRRTVGIISPATRELSPSEKVFHQFVTRFFSILGQYQ